The proteins below are encoded in one region of Bdellovibrionota bacterium:
- a CDS encoding LapA family protein, translating into MGMARRLLVIFLILFSTLALSIFILQNQEPTTLKLAIWTSAPYPLFLVLLIAFVTGIILAGVVSLVELLRMESRLRKTRRMLELLEREVDALRNQPLYEEPPRPGLVTTPTFESRFTHEGQPEDSLDWTERKKIR; encoded by the coding sequence ATGGGAATGGCGCGCCGGCTTCTCGTTATCTTTCTGATTCTGTTCAGTACGCTCGCGCTATCGATATTCATCCTGCAAAACCAAGAACCGACCACCCTCAAGCTGGCGATTTGGACATCCGCCCCCTACCCGTTGTTTCTCGTCTTGTTGATCGCTTTCGTGACGGGCATTATTTTGGCCGGCGTGGTCAGCCTTGTGGAGCTGCTGCGGATGGAATCACGCCTTCGCAAAACCCGCCGGATGCTGGAACTTTTGGAACGCGAAGTGGACGCGCTGAGAAACCAACCCCTCTATGAAGAACCTCCCCGTCCCGGCCTCGTGACGACCCCCACTTTTGAAAGTCGATTTACGCACGAGGGGCAACCTGAAGACTCGCTCGACTGGACAGAGCGAAAGAAAATTCGTTAG
- a CDS encoding FHA domain-containing protein, with amino-acid sequence MPKFTVKLAGNRQASFIVEGSDIFVGRVPAINDICIEDPSVSRQHAHIKKREEGYTIYDLKSLNGVILNGARVSRAVLKDGDEIRLGDATMTVQLRQESEEEELNAIEQSEATKSHVRIVQDEVTKKTVAPRIGRKKRSKKSK; translated from the coding sequence GTGCCGAAATTTACGGTGAAATTAGCCGGCAACCGCCAAGCCTCCTTTATTGTCGAAGGCTCCGATATTTTCGTCGGACGGGTCCCCGCGATCAACGATATCTGCATTGAGGACCCCTCCGTATCGAGGCAGCACGCCCACATCAAGAAGCGGGAAGAGGGGTACACGATTTACGATCTTAAGAGCCTAAACGGCGTCATTCTCAACGGCGCGCGCGTGTCACGCGCCGTTCTGAAAGATGGGGATGAGATCCGGCTGGGAGACGCCACGATGACGGTTCAGCTCCGGCAAGAATCGGAAGAGGAAGAATTGAACGCCATAGAGCAGTCGGAGGCGACGAAGTCCCACGTGCGAATCGTGCAGGACGAGGTCACGAAGAAAACCGTTGCACCGCGCATCGGCCGTAAAAAACGCTCTAAAAAATCCAAGTAG
- a CDS encoding YifB family Mg chelatase-like AAA ATPase: MITRTFGGAFSGIEPFVVTVETDVQRGIPKFEVVGLANSAVQEGRNRIVSALRSSGIPWNTKRVTVNLAPAAVRKDGAALDLPIALGLASAAQVISSAALEKCAAMGELALDGTLRSIRGAMAFSDHAASQGFQRVILPRGSAGEAALVPDLEVIAPSSLAELIGVLRGEVTCPPPAAPTIQCRWNVEGVDWSDVGGQEFAKRALEIGAAGQHNVLLAGPPGVGKTLLARRLATILPPMDGLSLRELQRIYSAAGHDITKEGLSFPPFRAPHHNASVAGMIGGGRPFRPGEFTLAHRGVLFLDELPEFRRDIIEALREPMENGVVTIARSEGLYHLPSQFLLLGAMNLCPCGSLGDPKLVCTCVPPAVMRYREKVSGPIRDRLDLIVETPRPTWNDVWSAERGETSASVRERVVAARDRQWRRHGRRPVWNATLSSREVRKLASPDAEGERLLEKAVDQLALSARGIDKTLRVARTIADLEGSDTVHVSHVAEALQYRPTQMRLSSMTG; this comes from the coding sequence GTGATTACACGCACATTCGGAGGCGCTTTCTCCGGAATCGAGCCTTTTGTCGTGACCGTCGAAACCGACGTTCAGCGAGGTATTCCAAAGTTCGAAGTTGTTGGATTGGCGAACAGCGCCGTGCAAGAGGGCCGAAACCGGATTGTTTCGGCGCTGCGAAGCAGTGGAATTCCCTGGAACACCAAACGTGTCACGGTAAACCTGGCTCCCGCAGCGGTACGAAAAGATGGCGCAGCGCTTGATCTACCGATCGCGCTTGGCCTGGCGTCGGCGGCTCAGGTGATTTCGTCTGCGGCTCTCGAGAAATGCGCCGCCATGGGAGAGCTGGCGTTGGATGGAACACTTCGTTCCATCCGCGGCGCGATGGCCTTCTCGGATCATGCCGCGAGTCAGGGATTTCAGCGGGTCATCCTTCCACGCGGATCGGCTGGAGAGGCGGCCCTGGTCCCGGATCTAGAGGTGATCGCTCCCTCCAGTCTGGCGGAGTTAATTGGAGTTCTTCGCGGGGAGGTGACCTGTCCGCCGCCGGCCGCTCCGACCATTCAATGCCGCTGGAATGTGGAGGGGGTGGATTGGTCGGATGTGGGCGGTCAGGAATTTGCAAAACGTGCGCTGGAGATTGGTGCAGCCGGACAACACAATGTCCTCTTAGCGGGACCTCCGGGAGTCGGAAAAACGCTCCTTGCCCGTCGTTTAGCCACGATTCTGCCTCCGATGGATGGGCTCTCTCTTCGCGAACTTCAGCGAATTTACAGCGCCGCGGGGCACGACATCACGAAAGAAGGATTGTCGTTCCCTCCGTTCCGCGCCCCGCATCACAATGCGTCGGTGGCTGGAATGATCGGCGGCGGTAGACCCTTTCGGCCAGGGGAATTCACGCTCGCGCATCGAGGCGTTCTTTTCCTGGATGAACTGCCCGAGTTTCGGCGGGACATCATTGAAGCTTTGCGAGAACCGATGGAAAACGGCGTCGTCACGATCGCCCGATCCGAGGGACTTTACCATCTTCCCTCGCAGTTTCTTCTGCTGGGCGCCATGAATCTTTGTCCCTGCGGATCGCTCGGGGATCCCAAGCTGGTTTGTACATGTGTGCCCCCCGCGGTCATGCGCTACCGTGAAAAAGTGTCGGGGCCGATCCGCGATCGCCTTGATCTCATCGTCGAAACTCCTCGGCCCACATGGAACGATGTCTGGTCGGCCGAGCGCGGCGAGACGAGTGCCAGCGTTCGTGAGCGGGTCGTCGCCGCCCGAGACCGACAGTGGCGAAGGCACGGCCGACGCCCGGTTTGGAACGCGACCCTATCTTCCCGCGAAGTGCGCAAACTGGCGTCTCCGGATGCGGAGGGAGAGCGTTTATTGGAAAAGGCGGTCGATCAACTTGCCCTCTCCGCCCGTGGAATCGACAAGACTCTCCGGGTCGCCCGTACGATCGCCGACCTGGAGGGAAGCGACACGGTTCATGTTTCTCACGTTGCGGAAGCTCTGCAGTACCGGCCGACGCAAATGCGACTAAGCTCGATGACAGGCTAG
- a CDS encoding ORF6N domain-containing protein, giving the protein MAGRKSIGATVELERRIHEIRGQRVMLDADLAQLYGVKTKHLNQAIKRNPKRFPVDFMFRLTFQELRNLRSQIVTSKKRKGGRRNLPYAFTEHGAFMAANVLKSSRAVLVSIHVVRAFVRLREMMMTHKDLSRKIDELEEKYDTQFRVVFQAIRQLMEPPVPFKRRIGFQSESKETLKDGF; this is encoded by the coding sequence ATGGCAGGACGAAAATCAATTGGGGCAACGGTCGAATTGGAAAGGCGCATCCATGAAATTCGAGGGCAACGGGTGATGTTGGACGCTGACCTTGCACAACTCTATGGTGTGAAGACCAAACACCTAAACCAAGCCATAAAACGGAATCCCAAGCGTTTTCCTGTTGATTTTATGTTTCGTTTGACATTTCAGGAATTGAGAAATTTGAGGTCACAAATTGTGACCTCAAAGAAAAGAAAAGGGGGGCGAAGAAATTTGCCATACGCCTTTACAGAGCACGGCGCCTTTATGGCGGCGAACGTATTGAAAAGCTCCAGGGCGGTACTGGTGAGCATTCACGTCGTGCGTGCTTTTGTACGACTTCGAGAAATGATGATGACCCACAAAGATCTGTCGAGAAAGATCGATGAATTGGAGGAGAAATACGATACTCAATTCCGGGTGGTTTTTCAGGCTATACGGCAATTAATGGAACCGCCGGTTCCATTCAAACGAAGAATCGGTTTTCAGTCAGAATCCAAGGAGACGCTTAAAGATGGTTTTTGA
- a CDS encoding class I SAM-dependent methyltransferase: MTEESTRPVREGSKEWWVKRYADSQDFLYGKGPSSFLVENIEYLRKGETLDVGMGEGRNAVYLASKGFKIVGIDFVERAVERATKLAKESGVTVEAKTQDLDFFLIPLMKYDTIVVCDIHPPLTLFKGLARGLNKGGTLILEGYLVDQLRISGGYKPEPFECWKTNEALECSRDLHVTYYNERPLSPTSVRVQLIARKSMR, translated from the coding sequence ATGACCGAAGAATCCACGCGTCCCGTACGGGAGGGCTCCAAGGAATGGTGGGTGAAACGGTACGCCGACTCGCAGGATTTTCTGTACGGAAAGGGGCCCTCTTCGTTCTTGGTCGAAAATATCGAGTATCTTCGAAAAGGCGAAACGCTCGATGTCGGCATGGGGGAAGGAAGAAACGCCGTTTATCTCGCGTCTAAGGGATTTAAGATCGTCGGTATCGATTTTGTCGAACGGGCGGTGGAACGCGCCACCAAATTGGCCAAAGAATCGGGCGTAACCGTCGAGGCCAAGACGCAGGATCTCGATTTTTTCCTCATCCCATTGATGAAATACGACACGATCGTCGTCTGCGACATCCACCCTCCCCTCACGCTTTTTAAAGGCTTAGCTCGCGGCCTGAACAAAGGAGGGACGCTCATTTTAGAGGGTTATCTGGTGGATCAGCTTCGGATCTCCGGCGGTTACAAACCGGAACCGTTCGAATGCTGGAAAACGAACGAGGCCCTCGAATGTTCCCGCGACCTTCACGTCACTTACTACAACGAACGCCCGCTCAGTCCGACGTCCGTAAGAGTTCAGTTGATTGCTCGAAAATCCATGAGATAG
- the ispG gene encoding (E)-4-hydroxy-3-methylbut-2-enyl-diphosphate synthase produces MRGTYTFSLVRPQRRKTREVRVGDVTIGGQHPIAVQSMTTTSTLDTKATVDQISKLIDVGCDIVRVTTPMMADAENVPNIKAEMKRRNLRVPLVADVHFLPQVALKVCECVEKVRINPGNYADRKKFDVKEYTDTEYDAEIGRIREAFVPLVRKAKEYGVAMRIGTNHGSLSDRIMNRYGDTPLGMVESALEFLRIAEDEGYRDIILSMKSSNTRVMIQAYRLLVAKMNEYGMDYPLHLGVTEAGDGEDGRIKSSIGIGSLLADGLGDTIRVSLTEDPEHEVPVARRIANFYSRPFVSKPTKPSVEIHPAWDFFSYDRRVSDRLAGKTIGVGEGSLVRVRTDVTAARLEPFVSTYGRFEPKVEIVSMVTSPELASSKVYPKLAGEMSVLLRAGTETPSDLSGQEIPFDQLSIRPSPAWSEPKYLESLIRLLGGRPLWLRVNDEKGLGQVIPWIERAGSKVKIGLEIEGNQLTSIGRMAAAELSKNNLRTPIHLRYVAKPDEPAHDILVRASVEIGCLLCDGIGDSIEVSSSQDIPFNHRLAFNILQAGRLRMTKTEYIACPSCGRTLFDLQETTARIRSRTSHLKGVKIAIMGCIVNGPGEMADADFGYVGSGPGFINLYVGKECVERHVPQAEADHRLVNLIKSRGQWVDPT; encoded by the coding sequence ATGCGCGGAACTTACACATTCTCCCTAGTAAGACCTCAGCGTCGAAAGACGCGGGAAGTGCGCGTCGGCGACGTGACGATCGGCGGCCAGCACCCGATCGCCGTCCAATCGATGACGACGACCTCCACACTCGATACGAAGGCCACCGTCGATCAAATCTCGAAATTGATCGATGTCGGATGCGACATTGTCCGGGTCACGACGCCGATGATGGCCGATGCCGAGAATGTTCCGAATATCAAAGCCGAGATGAAGCGGCGCAACCTGCGCGTACCGCTCGTGGCGGATGTCCACTTCCTACCACAGGTGGCGCTCAAAGTTTGTGAGTGCGTCGAGAAAGTACGGATCAATCCTGGAAATTACGCCGACCGGAAGAAATTCGACGTGAAAGAGTACACCGACACCGAATATGACGCCGAGATCGGCCGGATTCGGGAGGCTTTCGTTCCGCTCGTTCGGAAGGCGAAGGAGTACGGCGTCGCGATGCGAATCGGCACCAACCACGGCTCGCTCTCCGACCGGATCATGAACCGTTACGGAGACACGCCTCTCGGAATGGTCGAATCGGCGCTGGAGTTTCTTCGGATCGCCGAGGACGAGGGGTATCGAGACATCATCTTATCGATGAAGTCGTCCAATACGCGGGTGATGATTCAGGCCTACCGCCTCCTTGTCGCTAAGATGAACGAATACGGGATGGACTATCCTCTCCATCTCGGTGTCACGGAAGCGGGGGACGGAGAAGACGGCCGGATCAAGTCGTCGATCGGAATCGGGAGCCTCCTGGCCGACGGCTTGGGCGACACGATTCGCGTTTCACTGACGGAAGACCCCGAGCATGAAGTCCCCGTGGCCCGGCGGATCGCCAATTTCTATTCCCGGCCCTTCGTTTCAAAGCCAACCAAACCATCCGTCGAGATTCACCCCGCGTGGGACTTCTTCTCGTACGATCGCAGGGTGAGCGATCGCTTGGCAGGAAAGACGATCGGCGTGGGAGAAGGAAGTCTGGTTCGAGTCCGGACGGACGTTACGGCGGCCCGTTTGGAGCCGTTTGTGTCGACGTACGGCCGGTTCGAGCCGAAAGTTGAAATCGTCTCCATGGTCACCTCGCCGGAATTGGCGTCGTCCAAAGTCTATCCGAAGCTGGCCGGCGAAATGTCGGTGCTCCTTCGCGCCGGGACCGAAACACCGTCGGACCTTTCGGGACAAGAGATCCCGTTCGACCAGTTGTCGATTCGCCCGTCGCCCGCCTGGAGCGAGCCGAAATATCTCGAATCTTTGATTCGCCTCTTGGGCGGCCGGCCTCTTTGGCTGCGCGTGAACGACGAAAAAGGGTTGGGCCAAGTCATTCCATGGATCGAAAGAGCGGGATCGAAAGTGAAAATCGGTCTCGAAATCGAAGGGAATCAGCTTACATCGATCGGCCGGATGGCCGCGGCCGAATTGTCAAAAAACAACCTGCGAACGCCCATCCACCTTCGGTACGTAGCCAAGCCCGATGAACCGGCCCACGACATTCTGGTCCGGGCGTCCGTAGAAATCGGTTGCCTTCTGTGCGACGGCATCGGCGACAGCATCGAGGTTTCCTCGTCGCAAGATATTCCGTTCAACCATCGACTGGCGTTCAACATTTTGCAGGCCGGCCGCCTTCGGATGACGAAGACGGAATATATCGCCTGTCCGTCCTGCGGCCGGACGCTGTTCGATCTTCAGGAGACGACGGCGCGGATTCGGTCGAGGACATCTCATCTCAAAGGTGTCAAGATCGCGATCATGGGTTGCATCGTGAACGGTCCGGGGGAGATGGCCGACGCGGATTTCGGTTATGTCGGCTCGGGTCCCGGTTTTATCAACCTTTACGTAGGCAAAGAATGTGTGGAGCGGCACGTACCTCAAGCGGAAGCGGATCATCGCCTCGTGAACCTCATTAAGTCGCGCGGGCAATGGGTCGATCCGACATAA
- a CDS encoding class I SAM-dependent methyltransferase — MGRSDIIPEIAHRVLCASFEQPWNFPHLVDREVTRNHALRSADRRELTEILHDSVRWRRRIWGDIAPSRMDDAYVRERLVEAKSLRHAPPITKWSSLSMDALARELSYPTWLIERWIHNLGLASTISLALSMNEPAPVTLRTNILRIDRKALKDRLAKEDVPTQETRQSPWGLNVTGRRNLRGLRSFKMGFFEIQDEGSQMAVLLSEAKSDQTVVDACTGAGGKALAIAGLLRNSGRILALDADSRPFAELQRRAKRSGVKNIETMWVAADDPDPLPSFKKKADIVLVDAPCSSLGTLRRRPWAKWAISAENADQFPKRQLALLRRFAQVVKPNGRIEYITCTLHAAENEAVVSAFQKEETEFTPLGDPKILRPDTDGCDGFFIARFERLTA; from the coding sequence ATGGGTCGATCCGACATAATCCCGGAGATCGCTCATCGCGTTCTCTGCGCTTCGTTCGAACAACCGTGGAATTTTCCTCACCTGGTCGATCGGGAAGTCACCCGCAATCACGCGCTTCGGTCCGCCGATCGGCGGGAGCTGACTGAAATTCTTCACGACTCGGTTCGATGGCGTCGGAGGATCTGGGGAGACATCGCCCCGAGTCGTATGGACGATGCTTACGTTCGCGAACGATTAGTTGAAGCCAAGAGCCTGCGCCACGCTCCGCCGATCACCAAATGGTCATCTTTAAGCATGGATGCATTGGCTCGCGAACTTTCCTATCCGACCTGGCTGATCGAAAGATGGATTCACAATTTGGGGCTGGCGTCGACGATTTCGCTGGCGTTGTCGATGAATGAGCCGGCTCCCGTCACTCTCCGGACGAACATACTGAGAATCGATCGCAAGGCACTGAAAGATCGTTTGGCGAAAGAAGATGTTCCGACGCAAGAGACCCGGCAATCTCCGTGGGGTCTCAACGTCACCGGGCGGAGAAATTTGCGCGGCCTCAGAAGTTTCAAAATGGGCTTTTTTGAAATTCAGGACGAGGGGAGCCAGATGGCGGTTCTGTTGAGCGAAGCGAAATCCGATCAGACCGTGGTCGACGCGTGTACCGGCGCCGGAGGAAAAGCTTTGGCGATCGCCGGTCTCCTCCGAAACAGCGGCCGGATCCTTGCGCTCGATGCGGACAGCCGGCCCTTTGCGGAACTTCAGCGGCGGGCCAAACGTTCCGGCGTCAAGAACATCGAAACGATGTGGGTCGCAGCCGACGATCCGGACCCGCTCCCCAGTTTCAAGAAGAAGGCCGATATCGTTCTCGTGGACGCACCCTGCTCCTCTCTCGGAACCCTGAGGCGGCGACCGTGGGCAAAGTGGGCGATCTCGGCCGAAAACGCGGATCAATTTCCCAAAAGGCAGCTCGCTCTTCTTCGGCGATTCGCACAGGTTGTAAAGCCGAACGGCCGGATCGAATACATCACCTGCACTTTGCACGCGGCGGAGAACGAGGCCGTCGTCTCCGCTTTTCAGAAAGAAGAGACGGAATTTACGCCGCTCGGCGACCCTAAGATCTTGCGGCCGGACACCGACGGCTGCGACGGTTTCTTTATCGCACGGTTTGAACGCCTCACCGCCTAG
- a CDS encoding BrnT family toxin, translating to MNFEHDPEKSEANRKKHGIDFLEAEKLWEGPCVEFAARSEFDNRFALFGSLGRQLYTCIYTVREDRIRIISCRRAREKEVRLYEKSFKKT from the coding sequence GTGAATTTTGAGCATGACCCCGAAAAGAGCGAGGCAAACCGAAAGAAACATGGCATCGATTTTCTCGAAGCCGAGAAGCTGTGGGAAGGACCGTGCGTTGAGTTCGCCGCCCGCAGCGAGTTTGATAACCGGTTTGCTCTGTTTGGATCGCTTGGCAGACAACTATACACGTGCATTTACACCGTGAGGGAGGACCGAATTCGAATTATCAGTTGTCGGAGGGCCCGCGAAAAGGAGGTCAGGTTGTATGAAAAAAGCTTTAAGAAAACCTAG
- a CDS encoding CopG family transcriptional regulator produces the protein MKKALRKPRTAEEFDAYFEGHDIAPLLDTRTRRVNIDFPASVLSRLDLKARQLGLTRQALVKYWIAERLELVLKPGR, from the coding sequence ATGAAAAAAGCTTTAAGAAAACCTAGGACCGCCGAAGAATTTGACGCTTATTTTGAGGGTCACGATATTGCGCCCTTGCTCGATACGCGGACAAGGCGCGTGAACATCGATTTTCCGGCATCCGTCCTCAGTCGCTTGGATCTAAAGGCGCGCCAGCTGGGTTTAACCCGCCAGGCGCTTGTTAAGTACTGGATTGCTGAACGGCTGGAACTTGTTCTAAAGCCTGGTCGCTGA
- a CDS encoding MFS transporter, producing the protein MSQAMKDILAALKSWRTASVTLLSFSSGLPLGIVMIAIPDWMRDVGVDIRIVGLITLAQLPWSLKVLWAPTMDRWQLPWLGRRRDWTAVMQIALLILSLMLAGVGHHPDTPWVVAALAFAIAIASASQDIALDAYAVDVLHREEQGIAVGARTAFYRIATGVSGGLAITCAGWVSWPVVNACLALLYLPLLWITWKAPDPEVHPIPPKTIREAVWEPLHGFLSRPRAMEILAFVIFYKLADTFASALIRPFLIDMGYSSFDRGVALATMGLTASLVGSIVGGVVTTAIGLGNSLWVFGFLQIFSNIGYAFIADSPVNRLLMYSAVGVEHFTGGLGAGAFGVFLFRITQKRFSATQYALFSSFFALPRIISGPITGFVVNAIGWKLFFWLSLTAGIPGMILLQRFAPLGVREPAVEQKD; encoded by the coding sequence ATGTCCCAAGCCATGAAAGACATTTTGGCCGCTCTGAAATCGTGGCGGACGGCCTCGGTGACGCTGCTTTCGTTTTCCTCGGGATTGCCGTTGGGCATCGTGATGATCGCCATTCCGGACTGGATGCGCGATGTGGGTGTGGATATTCGCATTGTCGGTCTGATCACGTTGGCCCAACTCCCTTGGTCGCTGAAAGTTCTTTGGGCGCCCACGATGGATCGATGGCAGCTTCCCTGGTTAGGGCGGCGGAGAGACTGGACCGCCGTCATGCAGATTGCGCTACTTATTTTGTCTTTAATGCTGGCTGGCGTGGGCCACCACCCGGATACGCCGTGGGTCGTTGCCGCTCTGGCGTTCGCGATCGCGATTGCCTCGGCGAGCCAGGACATCGCACTGGACGCATATGCCGTGGATGTCCTGCATCGAGAGGAGCAAGGAATCGCGGTCGGCGCCCGCACGGCCTTCTATCGAATCGCGACCGGTGTTTCGGGCGGACTCGCGATCACGTGTGCCGGATGGGTTTCCTGGCCGGTGGTCAACGCATGCTTGGCGCTTCTTTATCTTCCGCTTCTTTGGATCACGTGGAAGGCGCCCGATCCGGAGGTTCATCCGATTCCCCCCAAAACGATCCGCGAAGCGGTATGGGAGCCGCTGCACGGATTTCTCTCGCGCCCTCGGGCGATGGAGATTCTCGCGTTCGTCATTTTCTACAAACTGGCCGACACGTTCGCCTCAGCCCTTATCCGGCCCTTTTTGATCGATATGGGGTATTCGTCGTTTGATCGCGGTGTTGCCTTGGCCACGATGGGACTTACGGCCTCCTTGGTCGGTTCGATTGTCGGAGGTGTGGTTACAACGGCGATCGGGCTTGGAAATTCCCTTTGGGTGTTCGGCTTTTTGCAGATCTTTTCGAATATCGGCTACGCGTTCATTGCGGACTCACCGGTAAATCGGCTCCTGATGTATTCCGCCGTGGGCGTCGAGCATTTTACGGGTGGGTTGGGAGCGGGGGCGTTCGGCGTCTTTCTATTTCGGATTACGCAGAAGCGGTTTTCGGCGACGCAATACGCTCTTTTCTCTTCGTTTTTCGCTTTGCCCCGAATCATCTCCGGTCCGATTACGGGATTTGTCGTCAACGCCATCGGATGGAAGCTGTTTTTCTGGCTATCGCTGACGGCCGGTATTCCGGGGATGATCCTTTTGCAGCGTTTTGCTCCTCTCGGTGTGCGTGAGCCGGCGGTGGAACAAAAAGATTAG
- a CDS encoding cysteine dioxygenase family protein, with protein sequence MSISMAEPKEKGASGLCTRPCEKTIEPRDYVVLPKGKAHEAYAKTPRVSVLNVVRSLESLPDDEFTSDSIADFLRRHPIDLESIGRYTLFDSARYTRNRIALNHRFEVMLLCWEQGHATPVHNHDGQSCWVYLLSGKLSFTNYKWLGCDRGERTVHLKELSRVPMAAEGSMNVIDERDAIHQLANEPAFGTRAISLHVYAKPLQTCVVYDAKAGNCWDQRLAYYSIDGVRVPALPQIIG encoded by the coding sequence GTGTCGATAAGTATGGCCGAACCGAAAGAGAAGGGAGCTTCGGGCCTCTGTACTCGGCCCTGCGAAAAAACCATTGAACCCCGCGACTACGTGGTGTTGCCGAAGGGGAAGGCGCACGAAGCATATGCCAAAACACCGCGCGTTTCGGTACTCAATGTTGTTCGGTCTTTGGAGAGCCTGCCCGACGACGAATTTACCAGTGACTCCATTGCCGATTTTCTGCGCCGGCATCCGATCGATCTGGAATCGATTGGCCGATACACGCTGTTCGATTCGGCTCGGTACACGAGGAATCGGATTGCTTTGAACCATCGGTTCGAAGTCATGCTCTTGTGCTGGGAGCAAGGGCATGCCACGCCGGTACATAATCATGACGGCCAAAGTTGCTGGGTTTATCTCCTTTCCGGAAAGCTCTCGTTTACGAATTACAAGTGGTTGGGGTGCGATCGGGGCGAACGCACGGTTCACTTGAAGGAATTGTCCCGCGTCCCGATGGCCGCGGAGGGGAGTATGAACGTGATCGATGAAAGGGACGCGATCCATCAATTGGCGAATGAACCGGCGTTTGGAACAAGAGCGATTTCCCTCCATGTTTACGCAAAGCCGCTGCAAACGTGCGTGGTTTACGATGCCAAAGCCGGGAACTGCTGGGACCAAAGGCTGGCGTATTATTCTATTGATGGAGTTCGGGTTCCGGCTCTACCGCAAATAATCGGATAA